The DNA segment CTGACCGCACCGCCGGCGATCCCGTGATCGAACTTCGGGGCGTCAACAAATGGTACGGGGAGTTCCATGTGCTCCGCGACATCGACCTCGTCGTCGCGAAGGGGGAGCGGATCGTGATCTGCGGGCCGTCGGGCTCCGGCAAATCCACCCTGATCCGCTGCATCAACCGGCTGGAGGAGCATCAGGCCGGCACCATCACGGTGGACGGGATCGAGCTGACCAACAATTCCAAGAACATCGAGGCAGTGCGACGCGATGTCGGCATGGTGTTCCAGCAGTTCAACCTGTTCCCCCATCTGACGGTAATGGAGAACTGCACGCTGGCTCCGATCTGGGTGAAGAAGATGCCCAAGGCGGAGGCGGACCGGATGGCCCTGCAGTACCTGGAGCGCGTACGCATCCCGGAGCAGGCGAACAAGTTTCCCGGCCAGCTTTCCGGCGGTCAGCAGCAGCGCGTCGCCATCGCCCGCGCCCTGTGCATGAACCCCAACATCCTGCTGTTCGACGAACCCACCAGCGCTCTCGACCCCGAGATGGTCAAGGAGGTGCTGGACGTCATGACCGATCTGGCCGAGGCCGGCATCACCATGCTGTGCGTGACCCATGAGATGGGCTTCGCCCGCCGCGTGGCCGACCGGGTGATCTTCATGGATCGCGGCGAGATCGTCGAGCAGGCCCCGCCGGAGGAGTTCTTCGACAATCCGAAGAGCGACCGCACCAAGCTGTTCCTGAGCCAGGTGCTGAGCCACTGAAAGACCAACCCCTCTCCCCGGCGGGGAAAGGGGTTTGAATCAAAGCCCCAGCACATCCTCCATCCCGTAGAAGCCGGGCTTCTGGTTGGCGGCCCAGAGGGCGGCGCGGACGGCGCCCTTGGCGAAGATGGCGCGGTCGCCGGC comes from the Indioceanicola profundi genome and includes:
- a CDS encoding amino acid ABC transporter ATP-binding protein, encoding MTAAETAPDRTAGDPVIELRGVNKWYGEFHVLRDIDLVVAKGERIVICGPSGSGKSTLIRCINRLEEHQAGTITVDGIELTNNSKNIEAVRRDVGMVFQQFNLFPHLTVMENCTLAPIWVKKMPKAEADRMALQYLERVRIPEQANKFPGQLSGGQQQRVAIARALCMNPNILLFDEPTSALDPEMVKEVLDVMTDLAEAGITMLCVTHEMGFARRVADRVIFMDRGEIVEQAPPEEFFDNPKSDRTKLFLSQVLSH